The nucleotide sequence TCACAATTACATTTTGCAACAAACTAGGAAtattgtaagaaaaaagaaaaaaatattaacagagTTTAATACAAAACCATCGTTAGTCATTCCTACACTCATATTACTAGTAGGTGTAACATCACTCTCCTACTCAATTGCTTCCCTGGATACTGGCAGATTAACGCTAATAGCTGCCCTCAGGTTAGCCCAGAATAGGGCACGCTTGCTCCTCTCCTTCGGCCACTCCAGGTAGGTGCGCTTTGCCATGAGAGCTTTCAGCTTGTGATACCTGGCAGGGATAAGGTACGGAGGGATTGGCTCCAGTAAAATGAGGATTAAGCTGTTGGAATTCTCACTGAATAACTTGTGATGGGCAAAGTACAGCTCATAGTGACACCACTCACTCTGCACAAAGTTGGGAGACAACACAAAGATCGACTTGTAGCTCTTCTCAATGCAGTTAATGATGTTCTCCACAATGCTCTTGCCGGGAATAAAGTTTCTCTCGTGCTGGCACAGTTGTACGCAGCCCTCCCCCTTCTCCAGGTTCGGGATCAGCTCGTTCTTCACCCACAGCGAATCGCGCTCGCTGTAGGAAATGAACGCGTGGAACTGCAGAACGGTTCCCGGATCTCTGGTGGGGTTGTGCCAAGCTCTGCGCTTCGTCTGCGTCCACTGCCACGTCATCCGCACGTACCACGGCACATCCAGGTAGATGCACAGAAAGGCCACCgcagccaccagcaccagcGTCAGCAGCAGCGCTGTCACAAGCAGGAGCGTCGTGTTGCAAGCCAGCTGGCTCAGGTGGAAGTCCTTGAGCTCCGTTCCTCGCAAGCCTTCGGGGTACTCGCACACGTATGCCGCCGGCCAGCCAAACAGCTTCCCCCCGGACTGCCTCTCCAGGCGGATAAAGGCTTGCAGCTCACACGAACACTTGAATGGGTTGTGCCCGGCCTGCAGCTCCCTGACCCTTGGGCAGCTCCGGAAGAAGTCAGCAGATGGGGTGAGGATCGAATTCATCTCGATGTTCAGGAACTGCAGGGATGGAAAGTCACTGCACCCTGGCAGGTCAGCCAGCCTGTTCGATGCCAGGTTCAGCTCTTCCAAGGATTTCAGCTCCGCCAcccccctggggacactgctgaTCTGATTGTTTTGTAGGCCGAGTTTTCTGACGTTGACTGGCAAGCACTCAAACACAGCATCCGCCAACTGATTGGAGGACAGGTCCAACTCTGTCAGAGACTCAGCCCACTGGCACTGCATGGCAGCACCACTGTGGCGCAGCAGGTTGTTGCTCATGTCCAGATGTTTCAGTGATTTCATATGGCTGGTCATGAAGCTTACCTTGGGAAGGCTCTCAAATTTGTTCTTCTGCAAAATAAGTGATTTCAGATCCACGAGAGTGCCACAGTTCTGGAACAACTCATCTGTCAGGGCATTgtgagaaaaatttaaatactcAAATGAGCTTGTTCTATTGGGGCAAAGCATGTGTGGCATATATGCATCATATATTGTCAAACTGGCAATATTCATCTCTGAAAACTGTCTGTATAGAATCTCCTGGTTGAAATAATAAACCTTATTACGAACATGCTCCAAAGTTAATGCTTTCATGGAGCCATCCAAAGAGATTAATTGTTCCACAGAGCTTAATATGGGCAGAAATGCATATTCAGTCAACTCCTCCAATGGTCCCCGAAAAGTCAAATTTCTCACAGTCAAATGTTCCACAGGTGAATACCAAATAAGCATGAAAATTTGCAGGATGATAGCCCATTGTAAGTCCACAGCATCAAGCATGAGAGCTGTTGTCTTGATTTTCTTCAGAAGCATtaaaggaggagaggggaaatcTTTGTAGCTCAAGGTATATCTTATGTTAactatttttaagttttctgaAGTGCTCATTCCATCGTACAagaggggaaaactgaagttttGGTTTGCTGCAAAAGCAATGTGGAGGTTCCTTGTATTCAAGACTGTCAGACTCTGAGGCTCGTAGAGAGAAAAGTTTCCCAAGGTCAGGAAGACAGTGTGCAGCTGCAAATGTTTGATATATCTGAAGTCTGACCTTCGTATCATCGTAGCACTTAATCCAAGGTACTCCAAATGAAACATGTTCCCAAATTCCTGACAGATGGGCAGGGCAGTAAACTTATTGAAAGAAAGATCTAAATGTCTAAGATATGCAAGAGTTAGACAGCAAACTTTCAAAATGTTATTATGAGATAAATCTAAGTATtctaaattttcattaaaaataaagacactAAAGTCAAGCACCGTAATTAGATTATGAGAAAGATTTAGTACTTGAAGGTCAGAAAGATAGATAAATTCTGAGATACTAAGTCCAGATATCCTATTATGTGATAAATCTAATACTTCAGTACGGACTGGAATGATTTTTGGAATGTTAGTTAGCAAACTGCTTGAATAATTTGCAATAAATTCATCTTCTACAGTTGGCTGGATATTATTCCATAGTGTGAATGTAAAGACACAAGTAAAGACATAGATATTTGTGAGGGATTTCATGCTATCCAGCTTTCCAGCTTTATCTTgtttttttacagaaacacagaagcatATCATTGTTTTCTGTTCAATATGTCTCACTGATGAGTCCAGCCCTACgaaaagaaaacacatggaaTTTGATGAAGCTGTTGAATGGTTGaagttgcttttttgttgtgaaaataaaattcaatataaaatctatgtaataaaatattacttttatgTATTCTTGTTTTAAGTTCTTATCAATTGTCCTCTCTCCCATTCTTTAATTCTAATTATTGAGTCGGtcaaatataaattaattccCTTATAATGGGTGGGATGCCAGTGCTGTGTTAAAAACTCAAAGATGttaagaaatacaaatttctcaacaattatggaaaaatatgaaactgGTACAAACTGACATCAATGAATTTACCAATAAAGGAGAACAAAACAACCTCTCCATCTGCCATTTCTGTACATCCCAAGTTCACACACATTTGGGGACAAAACTCCAATAaaaccaccctcacaggaacTGGTGCAAAAACAACCTCGTCACTCAAATGATACTCTTCATCACACCCCAAAGACCCTGGACACTGCCATGCACCCTCTCAGGGCCAGATTATCCGATTTGTCCTAGCACAAAGACATAAGGGTCCATTTTTCCAGTAAACCAAGGATTCTGAAGAGGAATTATACTGGTCCattgtattgggtttgcatggtgaggttttggtagtggggggaCTACAGGTgtggtttctgtgagaagctgccagaagcttcctctgTGTTCCATAGAGCCAGTAGCAGCTGGATTCAAGGCCAAGCTCATCCACAACATTAGtagtgcctctgggataacacagtgaagaagggagaaaaaaaccttggggaacagcaactgcagctgggagaggggagtgAGAATATATgggagaaacagctctgcagacaccaaggtcagtgcagaaggaaggggaggaggtgtTCTGGGTGCTGGAAcagagattcctctgcagcccttgGTGAGGCGGCTGTGCCCTTGCAGCCCATGAAGGTCCACAAtagagcagagatccacctgcagcccatggaagaccccatgctggagcatgTAGGCacctgaaggaggctgtgacctcATGGGAAGCCCATGTTGGAGCAGGCTCCTTGCAGGACCTGTAGACCCGTGGAGAAAGAAGCCCAttctggagcaggtttgctgatAGGACCGTGACCTCATGgaggacccatgctggagcagcctgtgcctgaaggactgtGCCTTACGGGAGGGAAACATGCTGAAGAGTTCTTGAACAACTGTATCTAGTGGGAAGGACTCACTGGAGAACTTTGTGGAGAACTATCTCCagtggaagggacctcaggatggagcaggggcagagagtgaggaggaagaagcatgAAATAACAAGTGATGAATTGACCACAGCCCCCATTCCCTAACCCCCTGTGCCATTGGGAGAGGAGGTAGAGCATTCAGAAGTGAAGCTGAGCACAATCATGAATATTGTAATGCCAGTCTGACCAAAAGCACACCAGTGGTAAAACCACACCATGACTGGACTATGTATGAAGCAGTGATACccaaaatctgaaagaaaacactAGACACTACCAAAGACTCCAGAATTTCCTAGGTGTCCTAGGAATTTTCCTATGGTTGGAACTTGACGAAGAACCTCTCTAGAAACAGTGAGGGACAATTATTCTAGTTCTAAGTAtcaaaaaacccagagaaaaaaagattctgTGGATATGGTCCACAGTATCTGGTCATCCTTTCAACAGCCTACATGGATTCGGAGAGGCATCAGTCCTATTCTGGAAAACCATGACCTGGGCATTACTCTCCTGTTGCCAagaattaaacaaaacacacagacaACACGAAGCATAAACACCTCATAAACAGTTTCAGAAGACAAACATccccagttttattttctgctctgattttttctgttaaaaacaaaaacaaaaacaaaaacaccgaaacttttaaaaagttttaaaattctgtccCTGTGTAATCTTTTGTTAAATAGAAACCAGAAACCTATTTTTTCAGTTCTAGGTTGTAATGTGTGTTAGTTCCTCATAATTTAATTAACTGATATCAAAACTCAACCCTTGCCCTCCAAGTCTCCTATCAGACATAATCAAGTTTCCTCTTAACtaagtaaagcaaaaatatatcCAATTAACATCACCGAAATcaataaaagaataaatcacTGAAGTATAAATTTCTACCTCAATTGAATCCAATAGAGAGGTCAAATTATTCCTTCAGAAGGTTATATTAGGGTATCTGAGGACACAAAAGAAATGAAGCTGGGATGGTTGGTCAAAGTACAGAGTCAACTGCAAGACAAAACAAGACAAGGAAATCTGACCTAGTTCCTTCCAAGTGCAGTTGACTCTGTTCTTCAGAGTCCAGGCTGATAAACAATCTAACTCTTGAATCAAATAAACTTTGACCTAGAACTATCTGGAGGAACTTCCTCCTGGGCAAAAGGGATGTCAGGAATAAAGCAAGAACTGttctgaagggagaaaaaactaGAAATATATTCTCTGTCCATAGCGCAGCACCAGATGAGTTTTAGTTTACTGTACATGCTATGCTGGGCAGTGCAACAAGGGATGAGCCACACTGTATAGCCCTGAAGAGTGCCACAACGAGTAAAGCAAATACATCTAGCAAAGCAATATTAAGGATCAAGGGTTGTGCCTCCAATGCTGTTTTAGAATCTTATTAAATTAGAGCTGGCTGAGAATTAAAACTGCCATACCAAatgatttttctccctttcctctttgCTGAAATTCAAATGAGCATTTTCACTGAAACTTCAAAATGCAAGAGTATCTTCCGGAAGCAAAGAAACACCAGCACCTGAGATTTGATGAAGTCAaagatatatgtatatataacaaagagaaaaaaattgtaaataatGAAGCAAATATAACCCACCTGTTGTGCATGGAATTCATCTCCAAGTTGAAGAACCAGCAAAAGTCTTCCACATAGATGGTTAGCATCctcaaaacagaatttcaaacaTATGTAACCTTCAAGGTAGGAAATCTCACAAGATGCTAATTCCTCAATAATTTCCTACCTcaggaagtaaaaaaaacaaacagggcTTTTTAAAACAGGCTATATAATTCTAAGAACTAATGAAATTTCCTTACCGTGTGGGTGTTAAGAGCACAATGAAAGGAAACTTTTAACAGTTCAGGCTAAAAGTACATTTACTTCCGTAATATTTACATAACTGCGCAGTTTAGGAGGAAATAAACCTACCTGCGGTATAGAATATTTCCCTTGGAAAGACTGTTTAAATAATTCTGCATTGCTGATTTCAAGTCTGCTTTTGATGTTACACAGATGTTCTAGAAATCCGTCAACTGCATCTCCTCTTtgcacacacagaaaagagGAAGCAGAACACTCACTGCCAACTTCTGCTCATAGCAA is from Corvus moneduloides isolate bCorMon1 chromosome 5, bCorMon1.pri, whole genome shotgun sequence and encodes:
- the LOC116444274 gene encoding toll-like receptor 1 isoform X1, which codes for MCFLFVGLDSSVRHIEQKTMICFCVSVKKQDKAGKLDSMKSLTNIYVFTCVFTFTLWNNIQPTVEDEFIANYSSSLLTNIPKIIPVRTEVLDLSHNRISGLSISEFIYLSDLQVLNLSHNLITVLDFSVFIFNENLEYLDLSHNNILKVCCLTLAYLRHLDLSFNKFTALPICQEFGNMFHLEYLGLSATMIRRSDFRYIKHLQLHTVFLTLGNFSLYEPQSLTVLNTRNLHIAFAANQNFSFPLLYDGMSTSENLKIVNIRYTLSYKDFPSPPLMLLKKIKTTALMLDAVDLQWAIILQIFMLIWYSPVEHLTVRNLTFRGPLEELTEYAFLPILSSVEQLISLDGSMKALTLEHVRNKVYYFNQEILYRQFSEMNIASLTIYDAYMPHMLCPNRTSSFEYLNFSHNALTDELFQNCGTLVDLKSLILQKNKFESLPKVSFMTSHMKSLKHLDMSNNLLRHSGAAMQCQWAESLTELDLSSNQLADAVFECLPVNVRKLGLQNNQISSVPRGVAELKSLEELNLASNRLADLPGCSDFPSLQFLNIEMNSILTPSADFFRSCPRVRELQAGHNPFKCSCELQAFIRLERQSGGKLFGWPAAYVCEYPEGLRGTELKDFHLSQLACNTTLLLVTALLLTLVLVAAVAFLCIYLDVPWYVRMTWQWTQTKRRAWHNPTRDPGTVLQFHAFISYSERDSLWVKNELIPNLEKGEGCVQLCQHERNFIPGKSIVENIINCIEKSYKSIFVLSPNFVQSEWCHYELYFAHHKLFSENSNSLILILLEPIPPYLIPARYHKLKALMAKRTYLEWPKERSKRALFWANLRAAISVNLPVSREAIE
- the LOC116444274 gene encoding toll-like receptor 6 isoform X2, with product MFHLEYLGLSATMIRRSDFRYIKHLQLHTVFLTLGNFSLYEPQSLTVLNTRNLHIAFAANQNFSFPLLYDGMSTSENLKIVNIRYTLSYKDFPSPPLMLLKKIKTTALMLDAVDLQWAIILQIFMLIWYSPVEHLTVRNLTFRGPLEELTEYAFLPILSSVEQLISLDGSMKALTLEHVRNKVYYFNQEILYRQFSEMNIASLTIYDAYMPHMLCPNRTSSFEYLNFSHNALTDELFQNCGTLVDLKSLILQKNKFESLPKVSFMTSHMKSLKHLDMSNNLLRHSGAAMQCQWAESLTELDLSSNQLADAVFECLPVNVRKLGLQNNQISSVPRGVAELKSLEELNLASNRLADLPGCSDFPSLQFLNIEMNSILTPSADFFRSCPRVRELQAGHNPFKCSCELQAFIRLERQSGGKLFGWPAAYVCEYPEGLRGTELKDFHLSQLACNTTLLLVTALLLTLVLVAAVAFLCIYLDVPWYVRMTWQWTQTKRRAWHNPTRDPGTVLQFHAFISYSERDSLWVKNELIPNLEKGEGCVQLCQHERNFIPGKSIVENIINCIEKSYKSIFVLSPNFVQSEWCHYELYFAHHKLFSENSNSLILILLEPIPPYLIPARYHKLKALMAKRTYLEWPKERSKRALFWANLRAAISVNLPVSREAIE